From one Pseudomonas sp. S35 genomic stretch:
- a CDS encoding ABC transporter permease: MNLLYPVFKRQLASYLLAPMTYLGSTAFLILSITLGLHTSQLLERGSSDLQGFFSWHPWLYLILVPALSSQLWLDESQSGFGELMKTLPITPAELVIGKFLAVWAVAAMVLLLSSPIVVAVNLLGTADNGLIASQFLSSWLLVGSYLSVGCLICALTRQRLVIFMLTLSLLLMASGLSSVLDALEHQEPLWIFDKLRSLSPSLRFELIDNGLLTLRESAYFISMMVAFLAATIVIINFKNS; the protein is encoded by the coding sequence TTGAACCTGTTGTACCCTGTTTTCAAACGCCAACTTGCCAGCTATCTATTGGCCCCTATGACTTATCTGGGCAGCACCGCGTTCCTGATACTGTCCATAACGCTGGGGTTACACACGAGCCAACTGCTGGAACGCGGCAGCAGCGACCTGCAAGGCTTCTTTTCATGGCACCCGTGGTTGTATCTGATATTGGTCCCGGCACTGTCCTCCCAACTTTGGCTGGATGAGTCCCAGAGTGGTTTTGGTGAACTGATGAAAACGTTGCCCATCACACCGGCGGAACTGGTCATAGGAAAGTTTCTGGCAGTCTGGGCAGTCGCCGCCATGGTGTTACTGCTGAGTTCTCCTATTGTGGTAGCGGTCAACCTACTCGGCACAGCGGATAACGGGTTGATCGCCTCGCAATTTTTGAGCAGTTGGTTATTAGTGGGAAGTTATCTCTCTGTCGGCTGCCTGATTTGCGCATTGACCCGTCAACGCCTCGTCATTTTCATGTTAACGCTGAGCCTGCTGTTAATGGCCAGTGGATTGTCGTCCGTACTGGATGCGCTTGAACACCAAGAACCCTTGTGGATTTTCGATAAGTTGAGGTCGTTGAGCCCATCCTTGCGCTTTGAACTGATTGACAACGGCCTGCTCACCCTACGTGAGAGTGCATACTTCATTAGCATGATGGTTGCGTTCCTCGCTGCAACGATCGTTATTATCAATTTCAAAAATAGCTGA
- a CDS encoding ABC transporter ATP-binding protein produces the protein MIETSNLTKYIDKKSVIHDVSFSAQQQECIGLFGLEGAGKTTLLKMIAGSIRPSSGHVSILGFDTRTHGPQACSAVGYQPESDINHPTMSVRSLLDFIATLRGFRGAEKRSRVERAATRLDLSQVLDYPIHTLPMSLRRNVALAQAILHDPGVLLLDEPSEGLAPHHQSKIGTLIQSLAEEMTVIVAAQDCAALENICTRAMVLVEGRLLADAPIRELQRSSRYFQAVTLATQTSLDFLALAVLPGVAGIEENRYGAGTVTVLALPGHSIYPAISALIVNRRWAIDTLNLELGRLNDVVHHLSNEALN, from the coding sequence ATGATCGAGACAAGCAACCTGACCAAGTACATAGATAAAAAGAGTGTCATCCACGACGTCTCATTCTCAGCGCAGCAGCAAGAGTGCATCGGATTATTTGGACTGGAAGGTGCAGGTAAAACCACATTACTTAAAATGATAGCCGGTTCGATACGCCCCTCTTCCGGGCACGTGAGCATTCTGGGGTTTGATACTAGAACCCACGGTCCTCAAGCTTGCAGCGCCGTTGGCTATCAACCCGAATCCGACATCAATCACCCGACAATGTCCGTCAGGAGCCTGCTCGACTTTATCGCCACGCTTCGTGGCTTTCGCGGTGCGGAAAAACGCAGCCGGGTGGAGCGCGCCGCTACTCGGCTCGACCTGTCTCAGGTACTCGACTACCCGATCCATACACTCCCTATGAGCCTGAGGCGCAATGTCGCCCTTGCCCAGGCAATCCTGCACGACCCCGGTGTGCTGTTGCTGGACGAACCGAGCGAAGGTCTCGCACCGCATCATCAAAGCAAGATCGGCACATTGATCCAGTCATTGGCCGAAGAAATGACCGTCATCGTTGCTGCTCAAGATTGCGCAGCACTGGAAAACATCTGCACGCGCGCCATGGTTCTCGTAGAGGGCCGCCTGCTGGCGGATGCTCCGATACGCGAGTTGCAACGCAGCTCTCGGTACTTCCAGGCCGTCACCCTGGCCACACAAACTTCGCTTGATTTTTTGGCCCTCGCCGTCTTGCCCGGCGTTGCAGGCATCGAAGAAAACCGCTACGGCGCTGGCACCGTGACCGTTCTCGCGTTGCCAGGGCACAGCATCTACCCAGCTATCAGCGCATTGATCGTCAATCGCCGCTGGGCAATAGACACTTTGAATCTAGAACTAGGCCGTCTCAACGATGTCGTTCATCACTTGAGCAACGAGGCACTCAATTGA
- the greB gene encoding transcription elongation factor GreB, with the protein MSTKLITKEGHEALKKELDYLWREKRPDTTRKVTWAASLGDRSENADYQYNKKLLREIDRRVRYLRKRLEDMRVVEYMPEQEGKVFFGAWVDIENEQGETKRFRIVGYDEIYERMDYISIDSPMARALLRKEVDDEAIVQTPNGEVCWWITAIEYVK; encoded by the coding sequence TTGAGTACCAAGCTGATTACCAAAGAAGGTCATGAAGCGCTGAAGAAAGAGCTGGATTACCTGTGGCGAGAAAAACGCCCGGATACCACACGCAAGGTGACATGGGCTGCTTCTCTGGGGGATCGCAGCGAAAACGCGGATTACCAGTACAACAAGAAGCTGCTGCGTGAGATCGACCGGCGGGTGCGCTACCTGCGCAAACGCTTGGAAGACATGCGGGTAGTGGAGTACATGCCCGAGCAGGAAGGAAAGGTGTTTTTCGGGGCTTGGGTTGATATTGAAAACGAGCAGGGTGAGACCAAGCGTTTTCGCATCGTTGGCTATGACGAGATCTACGAGCGGATGGACTACATCTCCATCGATTCACCGATGGCCCGTGCGCTGTTGCGCAAGGAAGTCGACGATGAGGCTATCGTGCAGACCCCCAACGGCGAGGTGTGCTGGTGGATCACGGCTATCGAGTACGTGAAGTAG
- a CDS encoding ABC transporter permease, with protein sequence MARLPLLRLFSLAMRQLLRDARAGELRVLFFALLVAVAASTAIGYFGARLNGAMLLRATEFLGADLVLEGSSPARSEQIKSGTELGLDHASVVEFSSVIATDNGIQLSSIKAVNEQYPLRGELKSTAAPFGDEAAGGGPKPGEAWVEARLLTALDLKIGDSIDVGMKTLRLARVLTYEPDRAGNFYSLTPRVMINLADLDATGVVQPGSRVSFRELWRGPQDSTVLHTYRDLIKPGLAANQRLQDSRDGNQQIGGALGKAERYLNMASLVAVLLAGVAVALSANRFATRRFDASALLRCLGLSRREAMLLFSLQLSVLGLLASLAGALLGWLAQFGLFYFLHDLLPADVPPGGLLPAAAGIGTGLVALAGFALPPLAALGRVPPLRVLRRDLLPIPSSTWMVYGAALLALGLIMWRLSLDLVLTFALLGGGVLAALVLGGLLLLLLQSLRRLLARASLPWRLGLGQLLRHPLAAAGQSLAFGLILLSMGLIALLRGELLDTWQNQLPKDAPNYFALNILPADKDAFGARLLDVQAQSAPLYPVVPGRLISINGEPVQEIVSKDSSGDRAVQRDLSLTWAADLPPGNALTAGSWWSQQPTDGTPGVSVEAKVAQSLKLKLDDHLVFTVGGESREARVTSLRTINWDNFQPNFFMIFQPGTLKDLPTTYLTSFYLAPGHDQQIVDLARAFPAVTILQVEALLEQLRSILAQVTLAVEYVLLFVLAAGMAVLFSGLQATLDERIRQGALLRALGAERKLLVKARRIEFGLLGAVSGLLAALGTELVTWALYRYAFDLVWHPHPWLLLLPVIGAILIGGAGVFGTRRALNASPLTVLREG encoded by the coding sequence ATGGCACGCTTGCCGCTGTTACGCCTGTTCAGCCTTGCCATGCGCCAATTACTGCGCGACGCCCGCGCCGGCGAATTGCGCGTATTGTTCTTCGCCTTGCTGGTGGCCGTGGCGGCCAGCACCGCCATCGGCTACTTCGGCGCGCGCCTTAACGGCGCCATGTTGTTGCGCGCCACTGAGTTCCTGGGCGCCGACCTGGTACTTGAGGGCAGCTCGCCAGCCCGCTCCGAACAAATCAAATCCGGGACTGAACTGGGCCTGGATCATGCCAGCGTGGTGGAGTTTTCCAGCGTCATTGCCACCGATAACGGCATCCAACTCTCCAGCATCAAGGCAGTCAACGAGCAGTACCCACTGCGGGGCGAACTGAAGAGCACTGCTGCACCCTTTGGCGATGAAGCCGCGGGCGGCGGCCCGAAACCCGGTGAAGCCTGGGTGGAGGCGAGACTGCTGACGGCACTGGATCTCAAAATCGGCGACAGCATCGATGTGGGCATGAAGACCCTGCGCCTGGCCCGCGTGCTCACCTATGAGCCCGACCGCGCCGGCAACTTCTACAGCCTCACGCCCCGAGTGATGATCAACCTGGCAGACCTGGACGCCACCGGCGTGGTCCAGCCAGGCAGCCGCGTCAGTTTCCGCGAACTGTGGCGCGGGCCGCAGGACAGCACTGTGCTGCACACCTATCGTGACCTCATCAAGCCAGGACTCGCTGCCAACCAGCGCCTGCAGGACTCACGGGATGGCAACCAACAAATCGGCGGCGCGCTCGGCAAAGCAGAGCGCTACCTGAACATGGCCAGCCTGGTTGCCGTGTTGCTGGCGGGTGTGGCCGTGGCGTTGTCGGCCAACCGCTTCGCCACCCGACGGTTCGACGCCAGTGCGCTGCTGCGTTGCCTGGGGTTGTCGCGACGTGAAGCCATGTTGCTGTTCAGCCTGCAATTGAGCGTACTCGGCCTGCTGGCCAGCCTGGCCGGCGCCTTGCTCGGTTGGCTCGCGCAATTTGGTCTGTTTTATTTCCTGCACGATTTGCTGCCCGCGGACGTTCCGCCCGGCGGCCTGCTGCCCGCCGCTGCAGGGATCGGCACCGGGCTGGTGGCGCTCGCAGGCTTCGCCCTACCGCCGCTGGCCGCGCTGGGCAGGGTACCGCCGCTGCGAGTACTGCGGCGCGATTTGCTGCCCATCCCGTCCAGCACCTGGATGGTCTACGGCGCAGCGCTGCTCGCCCTGGGCCTGATTATGTGGCGCCTGAGCCTCGACCTGGTGCTGACCTTCGCCCTGCTGGGGGGAGGCGTGTTAGCGGCGCTGGTGCTGGGTGGCCTGCTTCTGCTGCTGTTGCAAAGCCTGCGACGCCTGCTGGCCCGTGCATCCCTGCCTTGGCGCCTGGGCCTGGGGCAACTGCTGCGTCACCCCTTGGCTGCTGCCGGCCAGTCGCTGGCGTTTGGTTTGATCCTATTGTCCATGGGCTTGATCGCACTGCTGCGTGGCGAACTGCTCGACACCTGGCAAAACCAACTGCCCAAGGATGCGCCCAATTATTTCGCCCTGAATATCCTGCCGGCCGACAAAGACGCCTTTGGTGCTCGCCTCCTGGACGTACAGGCGCAATCCGCGCCGTTGTACCCGGTGGTGCCTGGCCGTCTGATCAGCATCAATGGCGAACCGGTGCAAGAGATTGTCAGCAAGGACTCCAGTGGTGACCGTGCGGTGCAGCGTGACCTGAGCCTGACCTGGGCTGCCGATCTACCGCCGGGCAATGCCCTGACCGCAGGCTCGTGGTGGTCACAACAACCCACCGATGGAACTCCAGGTGTCTCTGTAGAGGCCAAGGTTGCGCAAAGCCTCAAACTCAAGCTGGACGACCACCTGGTATTCACCGTGGGTGGGGAAAGTCGTGAGGCGCGGGTGACGAGCCTGCGCACCATCAATTGGGATAATTTCCAGCCCAACTTTTTCATGATCTTCCAGCCAGGCACCCTGAAGGACCTACCGACCACCTACCTGACCAGCTTCTACCTGGCACCCGGTCATGACCAACAGATCGTCGATCTGGCCCGGGCCTTCCCGGCAGTCACAATCCTACAGGTCGAGGCGCTGCTGGAGCAGTTGCGAAGCATCCTCGCCCAAGTGACCCTGGCCGTGGAATACGTGCTGTTGTTTGTGCTGGCGGCGGGGATGGCGGTGCTCTTCTCCGGCTTGCAGGCCACCCTGGATGAGCGTATCCGCCAAGGCGCGCTGCTGCGAGCATTGGGCGCGGAACGCAAATTGCTGGTCAAGGCACGGCGCATCGAGTTCGGCCTGCTGGGCGCGGTCAGCGGCCTACTGGCCGCACTGGGCACCGAACTGGTCACATGGGCGCTCTATCGCTATGCCTTCGATCTGGTGTGGCACCCGCACCCGTGGCTATTACTGCTGCCGGTGATCGGGGCAATATTGATCGGCGGGGCCGGGGTTTTCGGTACGCGCCGAGCGCTGAATGCGAGCCCTCTGACGGTATTGCGCGAAGGCTGA
- a CDS encoding ABC transporter ATP-binding protein: protein MGASILTARNLSKVVPSAEGELTILHELSLELNKGDSLAIVGSSGSGKSTLLGLLAGLDLPSSGEVTLAGQALSRLDEDQRARIRAEHVGFVFQSFQLLDSLNALENVMLPLELDGRKDARERARHLLERVGLGQRLTHSPRQLSGGEQQRVAIARAFAAEPDVLFADEPTGNLDSHTGERISDLLFELNKESGTTLVLVTHDERLAHRCRRLIRLEAGLMVAPLEP from the coding sequence ATGGGCGCAAGCATTCTCACCGCGCGGAACCTTAGCAAAGTGGTTCCCAGCGCGGAAGGTGAACTGACTATCCTGCACGAACTGAGCCTGGAACTGAACAAGGGCGATAGCCTGGCTATCGTCGGCAGCTCCGGCTCCGGCAAATCCACCCTCCTCGGCCTGCTGGCCGGCCTCGACCTGCCCAGCAGCGGCGAAGTCACCTTAGCCGGACAAGCCCTCAGCCGCCTCGACGAAGACCAGCGTGCACGTATCCGTGCCGAACACGTGGGCTTTGTGTTCCAGTCGTTCCAACTGCTCGACAGCCTCAACGCGCTGGAGAACGTCATGCTGCCGCTGGAGTTGGATGGCCGCAAAGACGCCCGCGAGCGCGCCAGACATCTGCTGGAGCGCGTGGGCCTCGGCCAGCGCCTGACCCACTCGCCGCGCCAGCTTTCCGGTGGTGAGCAGCAGCGTGTGGCAATTGCCCGCGCCTTTGCCGCCGAACCGGACGTGCTGTTTGCCGATGAACCCACCGGCAACCTCGACAGCCATACCGGCGAGCGCATCAGCGACCTGCTGTTCGAGCTCAATAAAGAGAGCGGCACGACCCTGGTACTGGTTACCCATGACGAGCGCCTGGCCCATCGTTGCCGACGCCTGATCCGCCTTGAAGCCGGCCTGATGGTCGCGCCCCTGGAGCCTTGA
- a CDS encoding arylesterase: MRMWFLSAGLALMCMAQSAAAGTVLIVGDSISAGFGLDTSKGWVALLEQRLKKEGFDDKVVNASISGDTSAGGLARLPAALAEHKPEVVIIELGGNDGLRGQPPAQLQQNLASMIERSKAVGAKVLLLGMQLPPNYGPRYTNAFAQVYGTLAREKDVPLVPFFLDGVGGHPELMQADGLHPAVSAQGKLLENVWPALKPLL; the protein is encoded by the coding sequence ATGCGAATGTGGTTTTTGAGTGCTGGCCTGGCCTTGATGTGCATGGCTCAGAGCGCAGCGGCGGGTACAGTCCTGATCGTTGGAGATAGTATCAGTGCCGGTTTCGGCCTGGATACCAGCAAAGGGTGGGTTGCCTTGCTGGAGCAACGGCTCAAGAAGGAAGGTTTCGACGATAAAGTGGTCAACGCTTCCATCAGTGGTGATACCAGTGCTGGAGGCCTTGCGCGGCTGCCTGCGGCGCTTGCAGAGCATAAACCTGAAGTGGTGATCATTGAGTTGGGCGGCAATGATGGCCTTCGTGGGCAGCCGCCTGCGCAATTGCAACAAAATCTTGCTTCGATGATCGAGCGCTCTAAGGCGGTCGGTGCGAAGGTGCTGTTGCTCGGCATGCAATTGCCGCCTAACTACGGCCCGCGTTACACCAACGCCTTTGCGCAAGTTTACGGCACTCTGGCCCGGGAAAAAGACGTGCCTCTGGTGCCATTTTTCCTTGACGGCGTGGGCGGTCACCCAGAGCTGATGCAGGCCGACGGGCTGCACCCAGCGGTCAGCGCCCAGGGCAAGTTGCTGGAAAATGTCTGGCCGGCGCTAAAACCACTGTTATGA
- a CDS encoding L,D-transpeptidase family protein: MLSRLSVVTCCLSLAALCAAGSASALQLPLPPPGEDIVGQVQVIKAKYEDTFADLGTTYDLGYSEMVAANPGVDAWLPGAGTDIVLPTRFILPPGPREGIVINLAEYRLYYFPKGQNVVYTFPLGIGREGWGSPIAHTSIIAKTPNPTWTPPASIKAEHAANGDPLPNVVPAGPNNPLGPFKFTLGTPGYLIHGSNMKFGIGTRTSHGCFRMFNNNVLEMAGMVPVGTSVRIINDAYKFGSSGGKVYLEAHTPLNDDGTPSVVDKHTAVINALLKREDLANKLRVNWDQVRDVVAAEDGLPTEIGVPGSAPIASSAPIDLQQ; this comes from the coding sequence ATGTTGTCGCGCCTCTCCGTCGTCACCTGCTGCCTGTCTCTTGCTGCACTCTGTGCGGCTGGTTCTGCGTCAGCCTTGCAGTTGCCCTTGCCGCCGCCGGGTGAAGATATTGTCGGCCAGGTCCAGGTGATCAAGGCCAAGTACGAAGACACCTTTGCCGACTTGGGGACCACCTACGACCTGGGCTACTCGGAGATGGTCGCGGCCAATCCGGGCGTCGATGCCTGGCTGCCGGGGGCGGGTACCGACATCGTGCTGCCGACGCGTTTCATCCTGCCGCCAGGCCCACGCGAAGGCATCGTGATCAACCTGGCGGAGTACCGGCTCTACTACTTCCCCAAGGGGCAGAATGTCGTCTACACCTTCCCGCTAGGGATTGGTCGTGAAGGCTGGGGCTCGCCGATTGCCCACACCAGCATCATCGCCAAGACGCCGAACCCCACCTGGACGCCGCCCGCATCGATCAAGGCCGAGCACGCCGCCAATGGCGACCCCTTGCCCAATGTGGTGCCTGCCGGCCCGAACAACCCTTTGGGGCCGTTCAAGTTCACCCTGGGTACACCGGGTTATCTGATCCACGGTTCCAACATGAAGTTCGGCATTGGCACGCGCACCAGTCACGGTTGCTTCCGCATGTTCAACAATAACGTGCTGGAAATGGCCGGCATGGTGCCGGTGGGCACCTCGGTGCGCATCATCAACGATGCCTATAAGTTCGGCAGCAGCGGCGGCAAGGTGTACTTGGAAGCGCATACGCCATTGAACGACGACGGTACGCCGTCCGTGGTCGACAAGCACACGGCGGTGATCAACGCTTTGCTCAAGCGTGAAGACCTAGCCAATAAACTGCGGGTCAATTGGGACCAAGTGCGTGACGTAGTGGCTGCTGAAGATGGCTTGCCCACCGAAATCGGCGTGCCCGGTTCCGCACCCATAGCCTCCAGTGCGCCAATCGATCTGCAACAGTAG
- the oprI gene encoding outer membrane lipoprotei OprI → MNNVLKFSALALAAVLATGCSSVSKETEARLTATEDAAARSQARADEAYRKADEALAAAQKAQQTADEANERALRMLEKASRK, encoded by the coding sequence ATGAACAACGTTCTGAAATTCTCTGCTCTGGCTCTGGCCGCAGTTCTGGCTACCGGTTGCAGCAGCGTCTCCAAAGAAACCGAAGCTCGTCTGACTGCAACTGAAGACGCAGCAGCTCGCTCCCAGGCCCGTGCAGACGAAGCCTACCGTAAAGCTGATGAAGCTCTGGCTGCTGCTCAAAAAGCACAACAGACTGCTGACGAAGCTAACGAGCGCGCTCTGCGTATGCTTGAAAAAGCTAGCCGCAAGTAA
- a CDS encoding GNAT family N-acetyltransferase: protein MSEALSIHHDQAGHQFETNVDGHRAYLTYMDLGKQTLDIYRTFVPNALRGRGIAAALTEEALKFAEEAGYTVIPSCSYVERYMERHQRHAAKL, encoded by the coding sequence ATGAGCGAGGCGTTGTCCATCCACCATGACCAGGCTGGTCATCAGTTCGAGACCAATGTGGACGGTCATCGTGCCTATCTGACCTATATGGACCTCGGGAAGCAGACCCTGGATATCTATCGGACCTTCGTGCCCAATGCGTTGCGCGGTCGTGGCATTGCGGCGGCGTTGACCGAAGAGGCCCTTAAGTTTGCCGAAGAGGCGGGCTATACGGTGATCCCGTCCTGCTCCTACGTGGAGCGCTACATGGAGCGTCATCAGCGCCATGCCGCAAAGCTCTGA
- a CDS encoding 3-deoxy-7-phosphoheptulonate synthase, translating to MADLPINDLNVESNETLITPDQLKREIPLSDAALQTVTKGREVIRDILDGTDHRLFVVIGPCSIHDLKAAHEYAERLKVLAAQVSDTLYLVMRVYFEKPRTTVGWKGLINDPYLDDSFKIQDGLHIGRQLLLDLAEMGLPTATEALDPISPQYLQDLISWSAIGARTTESQTHREMASGLSSAVGFKNGTDGGLTVAINALQSVSSPHRFLGINQEGGVSIVTTKGNAYGHVVLRGGNGKPNYDSVSVALCEQALNKAKIKPNIMVDCSHANSNKDPALQPLVMENVANQILEGNQSIIGLMVESHLNWGCQAIPKDLADLQYGVSITDACIDWAATENTLRSMHAKLKDVLPTRKRT from the coding sequence ATGGCTGATTTACCGATCAATGACCTAAACGTCGAATCCAACGAGACGCTGATCACACCCGACCAGCTCAAGCGCGAAATACCCCTGAGCGACGCTGCCCTGCAGACCGTCACCAAGGGCCGCGAAGTCATCCGTGACATTCTCGACGGCACCGACCACCGCCTCTTCGTGGTGATCGGCCCTTGCTCGATCCATGACCTCAAGGCTGCCCACGAATACGCCGAGCGCCTCAAGGTGTTGGCGGCGCAAGTGTCCGACACCTTGTATCTGGTAATGCGCGTCTATTTCGAGAAGCCACGGACTACTGTCGGCTGGAAAGGCTTGATCAACGACCCGTACCTGGACGACTCGTTCAAGATCCAGGACGGTCTGCACATCGGTCGTCAATTGTTGCTGGACCTGGCCGAGATGGGCCTGCCCACCGCCACTGAAGCGCTGGACCCGATCTCTCCGCAGTACCTGCAGGACCTGATCAGTTGGTCGGCCATCGGTGCACGCACCACCGAATCCCAGACCCACCGCGAAATGGCGTCCGGCCTGTCCTCGGCCGTGGGCTTCAAGAACGGCACCGACGGCGGCCTGACCGTGGCGATCAACGCGCTGCAATCGGTTTCCAGCCCTCACCGCTTCCTGGGGATCAACCAGGAAGGCGGCGTGTCCATCGTCACCACCAAAGGCAACGCCTATGGTCATGTGGTGTTGCGCGGCGGCAACGGCAAGCCCAACTACGATTCGGTCAGCGTTGCACTGTGCGAGCAGGCGCTGAACAAGGCCAAGATCAAGCCGAATATCATGGTCGACTGCAGCCACGCCAACTCCAACAAGGACCCGGCCCTGCAGCCGCTGGTGATGGAAAACGTCGCCAACCAGATCCTTGAAGGCAACCAGTCGATCATCGGCCTGATGGTAGAGAGCCACCTGAATTGGGGTTGCCAGGCGATTCCAAAAGACCTGGCTGACTTGCAATACGGCGTGTCGATCACCGACGCCTGTATCGATTGGGCCGCCACCGAAAACACCCTGCGCAGCATGCATGCCAAGCTCAAGGACGTATTGCCGACACGCAAACGCACCTGA
- a CDS encoding PilZ domain-containing protein has protein sequence MGRFLPHPDDIAVELIQRPSPAIPRQRLHTSGLGGIACKCPRAWRNGTAVDLHIPTLGPSARYPGYVAWCRKVENGYRVGISFTDEHALFGARMGEQACRIERYCRQHENAEPTPAQLEALAREWVSRHAGEFSHEAFVRPALD, from the coding sequence ATGGGTCGTTTTTTACCTCACCCTGATGATATCGCTGTCGAGTTAATCCAACGTCCCTCTCCTGCCATCCCACGCCAACGCCTGCACACTAGCGGCCTGGGCGGCATCGCCTGCAAATGCCCGCGCGCCTGGCGCAACGGCACCGCTGTCGACCTGCATATCCCCACCCTGGGCCCCAGCGCCCGTTATCCAGGCTATGTGGCGTGGTGCCGCAAGGTGGAAAACGGCTACCGCGTCGGCATCTCGTTTACCGACGAACACGCCTTGTTCGGTGCGCGAATGGGTGAGCAAGCATGCAGGATAGAGCGCTATTGCCGCCAGCATGAAAATGCTGAGCCGACGCCTGCACAACTCGAAGCCTTGGCCCGAGAGTGGGTGTCACGGCATGCTGGCGAGTTCTCCCATGAGGCGTTTGTGCGGCCAGCGCTGGATTAA
- a CDS encoding thioredoxin, which translates to MYTDSEHRPVDGGGSSIVKELELTDLDIDQQLLGFPGISLVVFTSVGCSSCRWARQQIPGWCLPVDRVCWVDAGHNGGAIERYQIFHLPALFVVREGQFLGQLQTRLTASHLTDAINQAFTRTPEDLP; encoded by the coding sequence ATGTACACGGACTCCGAGCACCGTCCAGTCGACGGCGGTGGCAGCAGTATAGTGAAGGAACTTGAATTGACCGACCTGGATATTGACCAGCAATTGCTGGGGTTTCCAGGTATTTCGCTCGTGGTGTTCACCAGCGTAGGATGTTCCAGTTGCCGTTGGGCGCGCCAGCAAATACCAGGCTGGTGCTTGCCGGTGGACCGGGTGTGCTGGGTGGATGCCGGGCACAACGGCGGCGCCATCGAACGCTATCAGATCTTTCATTTGCCAGCGTTGTTCGTGGTGCGCGAGGGGCAATTTCTCGGGCAGTTACAGACACGCCTTACGGCTTCCCACCTTACCGACGCGATCAATCAAGCGTTTACCCGTACCCCAGAGGATCTGCCATGA
- a CDS encoding putative 2-dehydropantoate 2-reductase encodes MTAHSPRIGIIGTGAIGGFYGVMLARAGFDVHFLLRSEYAAVSEHGLHLNSTVHGNLHLHPVQAYARAADMPACDWLLVGTKSTGNVDLAPTIAQVAAPDAKVVLLQNGLDVEDSLREHLPASLHLLGGLCYIGVHRSGPGVVEHQALGRVNLGYHSGTAGNDEARQKAIVEAGAALFHKAGIESQAMANVHQARWHKLVWNVPYNGLSVLLGTGTTAMMADESSRELIQALMAEVVQGAHACGHEIPHSYAEQMFAMTETMDDYLPSMYHDHVHKRPMELAAIYARPLAAAKAAGCELPRMQALYQALSFIDRHNR; translated from the coding sequence ATGACTGCACACTCACCCCGCATTGGCATCATCGGTACTGGCGCCATCGGCGGTTTCTACGGTGTGATGCTGGCGCGCGCCGGGTTCGATGTGCATTTCCTGTTGCGCAGCGAATACGCGGCGGTCAGCGAACATGGCTTACATCTCAACAGCACCGTGCATGGCAACCTGCACCTGCATCCGGTGCAGGCCTATGCGCGTGCCGCCGACATGCCGGCCTGCGACTGGTTGCTGGTGGGCACCAAGTCCACGGGTAATGTCGACCTGGCGCCGACGATTGCCCAAGTCGCGGCACCCGATGCAAAAGTGGTGTTGTTGCAAAACGGCCTGGACGTGGAAGACAGCCTGCGCGAGCACTTGCCGGCATCGCTGCACCTGCTTGGCGGGCTGTGCTACATCGGCGTGCACCGCTCCGGCCCCGGTGTGGTCGAGCATCAGGCGCTGGGTCGGGTCAACCTGGGTTATCACAGTGGGACGGCGGGCAACGATGAGGCGCGCCAGAAGGCGATTGTCGAAGCCGGTGCTGCGTTGTTCCATAAGGCCGGCATCGAGTCCCAGGCCATGGCTAACGTGCATCAGGCGCGCTGGCACAAGTTGGTGTGGAACGTACCTTATAACGGCCTCTCGGTATTGTTGGGTACGGGCACCACGGCCATGATGGCGGATGAATCCAGTCGCGAGTTGATCCAGGCCTTGATGGCCGAAGTGGTGCAGGGCGCCCATGCGTGTGGCCATGAAATCCCACACAGTTATGCCGAACAGATGTTCGCCATGACCGAAACAATGGATGATTACCTGCCGAGCATGTACCACGACCACGTACACAAGCGCCCAATGGAGCTGGCCGCGATCTACGCTCGCCCGCTGGCCGCTGCCAAGGCCGCCGGTTGCGAGTTACCGCGGATGCAGGCGCTTTACCAGGCCTTGAGTTTTATTGATCGGCATAACCGCTGA